Proteins found in one Amblyraja radiata isolate CabotCenter1 chromosome 15, sAmbRad1.1.pri, whole genome shotgun sequence genomic segment:
- the LOC116981525 gene encoding zinc finger protein 420-like, with the protein MAHQQVLAVEKPFVCPDCGKGFTQANNLKKHQQIHTGERPFVCSECGKGFIHPSQLLIHQRVHTGERPFICSECGKGFIQSSELRIHQRVHTGERPFTCSECGNGFTKSSSLVIHQRIHTGNKPFACPDCGKAFTQAGHLRRHQLIHTGEKPYTCSECGKGFTRFSYMITHQQSHSGERPFTCSDCGKGFISAAVLMKHQLIHTGERPFTCSECGKGFTESYMLVRHQRMHTEERPLTCFECGKGFIYLSQLQSHQRIHTGVRPFTCSVCGKGFTGLLHLQRHERVHTGKKPFACRDCGKAFTQSSHLMRHQKIHTGERPHTCSECGKGFIQSSELRIHQRVHTGERPFTCSECGIGFTKSSSLVIHQRIHTGNKPFACPDCGKAFTQVGHLRRHQLIHTGERPYTCSECGKGFTQLSSMITHQQSHSGERPFTCSDCGKGFISAAALMRHQRIHTGERPFTCSECGKGFTESHMLVKHQRIHTGERPSACFECGKGFIRLSQLQSHLRIHTGERPFTCSVCGKGFTVVSDLKRHERVHTGKKPFVVPIVGRHSLNLAI; encoded by the coding sequence ATGGCCCACCAGCAAGTTCTCGCTGTGGAGAAACCATTTGTCTGTCCCGATTGTGGGAAAGGATTCACTCAAGCAAACAACCTGAAGAAACACCAGCAAATTCACACCGGAGAGAGGCCGTTCGTCTGTTCTGAGTGCGGGAAGGGATTCATTCACCCATCTCAGCTGCTGATACACCAGCGAGTGCACACCGGAGAGAGGCCATTCATCTGTTCTGAGTGCGGGAAGGGATTCATTCAATCATCTGAGCTGCGGATACACCAGCGagttcacaccggggagaggccatTCACCTGCTCAGAGTGTGGGAATGGATTCACTAAGTCTTCCAGTCTGGTGATCCACCAACGGATTCATACTGGAAATAAACCATTTGCCTGTCCCGATTGTGGGAAAGCATTCACTCAAGCTGGCCATCTGAGGAGGCACCAGCTAATTCACACCGGGGAGAAGCCCTACACCTGCTCtgaatgtgggaagggatttacTCGTTTCTCCTACATGATAACACATCAGCAAAGTCACAGCGGTGAGAGGCCATTCACTTGCTCTGATTGTGGGAAGGGTTTTATTTCTGCCGCTGTCTTAATGAAACACCAGCTAATTCACACAGGGGAGAGGCCATTCACCTGCTCTGAATGCGGGAAGGGGTTCACTGAATCGTATATGTTAGTGAGACACCAGAGAATGCACACCGAGGAGAGGCCGCTTACCTGTTTTGAGTGTGGGAAAGGATTTATATATTTATCTCAGCTACAGTCACATCAGCGAATTCACACTGGGGTGAGGCCGTTCACTTGTtctgtgtgtgggaagggattcactggGTTGTTGCACCTTCAAAGACATGAGCGAGTTCACACTGGAAAGAAACCATTTGCCTGTCGTGATTGTGGGAAGGCATTCACTCAATCTAGCCATCTGATGAGGCACCAGAAAATTCATACTGGGGAGAGGCCGCACACCTGTTCTGAGTGCGGGAAGGGATTCATTCAATCATCTGAGCTGCGGATACACCAGCGagttcacaccggggagaggccgttcacctgctcagaGTGTGGGATTGGATTCACTAAGTCTTCCAGTCTGGTGATCCACCAACGGATTCACACTGGAAATAAACCATTTGCCTGTCCCGATTGTGGGAAAGCATTCACTCAAGTTGGCCATCTGAGGAGGCACCAGCTAatccacaccggggagaggccgtacacctgctctgagtgtgggaagggatttactCAGTTGTCCTCCATGATAACACATCAGCAAAGTCACAGCGGTGAGAGGCCATTCACTTGCTCTGATTGTGGGAAGGGTTTCATTTCTGCCGCTGCCTTAATGAGACATCAGCGAATTCACACAGGGGAGAGGCCATTCACCTGCTCTGAATGCGGGAAGGGGTTCACTGAATCGCACATGTTAGTGAAACACCAGAGAAtacacaccggggagaggccgtcTGCCTGTTtcgagtgtgggaagggatttataCGTTTATCTCAGCTACAGTCACACCTGCGAATTCAtactggggagaggccgttcacttgttctgtgtgtgggaagggattcactgtGGTGTCCGACCTTAAAAGACATGAGCGAGTTCACACTGGAAAGAAACCATTTGTTGTCCCGATTGTGGGAAGGCATTCACTCAATCTAGCCATCTGA
- the LOC116981570 gene encoding gastrula zinc finger protein XlCGF8.2DB-like gives MRFTQPSHLMAHQQVLAVEKPFVCPDCGKGFTQASNLKRHQHIHTGARPFICSECGKGFTRMSNMITHMRVHTGERPFTCSECGQGFTQLANMITHQRVHTGERPFTCAVCGQGFTQSPHLVTHQRIHTQEKPFACPDCGKDFSRACQLKRHQQVHTGERPFICSDCGKGFIQSSDLLRHQQVHTGKRPFACSECGKEFTRLFNMIMHQRIHTGERLFICSQCGKGFTQFSHLVTHQQVHAMEKSEASPNCG, from the coding sequence ATGCGATTCACTCAACCTTCTCACCTGATGGCCCACCAGCAAGTTCTCGCTGTGGAGAAACCATTTGTCTGTCCCGATTGTGGGAAAGGATTCACTCAAGCAAGCAACCTGAAGAGGCACCAGCATATTCACACCGGGGCGAGGCCGTTCATCTGTTCTGAgtgcgggaagggattcactcGTATGTCCAATATGATAACACATATGAGAgttcacactggggagaggccgttcacttgTTCCGAGTGTGGGCAAGGATTCACTCAGTTAGCCAACATGATAACCCACCAGCGAGTCcacactggggagaggccgttcacctgcgctGTGTGTGGGCAAGGATTCACTCAATCTCCCCACCTGGTGACACATCAACGGATTCACACTCAGGAGAAGCCATTTGCCTGTCCTGATTGTGGGAAAGACTTCTCCCGTGCATGCCAGTTGAAGAGGCACCAGCAAGTCCACACCGGAGAGAGGCCGTTCATCTGTTCTGATTGCGGGAAGGGATTCATTCAATCATCTGACCTACTGAGACACCAGCAGGTTCACACTGGGAAGAGGCCGTTCGCCTGttctgagtgtgggaaggaattCACTCGTTTGTTCAACATGATTATGCACCAGAgaattcacaccggggagagacTGTTCATCTGTTCTcaatgtgggaagggattcacacAATTTTCCCACCTGGTGACCCACCAGCAGGTTCACGCTATGGAGAAATCAGAGGCCTCTCCCAACTGTGGGTAG